In Drosophila subpulchrella strain 33 F10 #4 breed RU33 chromosome 3R, RU_Dsub_v1.1 Primary Assembly, whole genome shotgun sequence, the following are encoded in one genomic region:
- the LOC119555671 gene encoding uncharacterized protein LOC119555671 — MELNGGCVVLSCLLIVLGVVAAQAIPLLAQYQMSLDVQSDLIANRYGESREQLSMVRQPKEDEDQDEDDDEEGFDDNITAGAVLEGFDEGSGEDCETLPYGPTTPGGQDQLTTSLVSCVPMCLFIIQFLS, encoded by the exons ATGGAATTAAATGGAGGATGTGTGGTCTTAAGCTGCCTGTTAATT GTTCTAGGCGTAGTTGCTGCTCAAGCGATTCCTCTGCTTGCTCAGTACCAAATGTCCTTGGATGTGCAGTCAGATTTGATAGCGAACAGGTATGGTGAATCGCGTGAGCAGCTGAGTATGGTCAGGCAGCCCAAAGAAGACGAAGACCAAGACGAAGACGATGACGAGGAAGGATTCGATGATAATATAACGGCCGGAGCGGTTTTGGAGGGTTTTGACGAAGGCAGTGGAGAAGACTGCGAAACACTGCCCTATGGACCGACAACTCCGGGCGGACAAGACCAATTGACTACCAGCTTGGTTTCCTGCGTCCCAATGTGCCTGTTTATAATCCAGTTCCTATCATGA
- the LOC119555666 gene encoding uncharacterized protein LOC119555666 yields MILKWLSISLCVCCLIGILSLDASPVPLESLSQKATSSYADFEAMDQLETSASPIAVPTRESRESKDVTPPYEVLAPAPDEDFNKGRNKRFLGGLAPGLRLFPVNDGYGNPAKMRSMTKSPKIPKQKKTKKAKKSTQMVRFRAEGEKEETTGPPARPMELTISIHKKDKFGQWVYNPWGATFGKVWQDTRFHVNHQSRMPRLHIDSDPGMDYYPDDEGISTVCLGRSTIYNKPRIMNYLTGKMYRSPHSHRPIWVSLRRQLFRLARSEECRMSNLTEWLPYQECALRRNQRMEYMIPQYPRHQI; encoded by the exons atgattcTGAAATGGTTGTCCATCAGCTTATGTGTTTGTTGTTTGATTGGC ATCCTAAGTCTGGATGCCTCTCCCGTTCCATTGGAGTCTTTATCCCAAAAAGCAACTAGCAGCTATGCTGATTTCGAAGCTATG GATCAACTTGAAACCTCGGCCAGCCCCATAGCCGTGCCAACCCGAGAGTCAAGGGAATCGAAAGATGTAACGCCGCCATATGAGGTGCTAGCCCCGGCTCCCGATGAGGATTTCAACAAAGGCCGCAATAAGAGATTTCTGGGCGGATTGGCTCCGGGTCTTCGTTTATTTCCGGTAAACGATGGCTATGGCAACCCAGCCAAGATGCGATCTATGACCAAGAGTCCAAAGATTCCTAAGCAAAAGAAGACCAAGAAGGCCAAAAAATCCACGCAAATGGTTAGGTTTCGGGCCGAAGGAGAGAAAGAGGAAACGACAGGTCCGCCAGCACGTCCAATGGAGCTGACCATCTCCATTCACAAGAAAGACAAGTTCGGCCAGTGGGTCTACAATCCGTGGGGCGCCACTTTCGGCAAGGTGTGGCAGGACACCCGCTTCCACGTGAACCACCAGAGCCGCATGCCCCGCCTTCACATCGATTCGGACCCCGGCATGGACTACTATCCCGATGACGAGGGCATAAGCACCGTGTGCCTGGGCCGCTCGACCATCTACAACAAGCCGAGAATCATGAACTATCTGACGGGCAAAATGTACCGATCGCCGCACTCCCACCGACCCATTTGGGTATCCCTCCGCCGGCAGCTTTTCAGGCTGGCCAGGTCGGAGGAGTGTCGAATGAGCAACCTCACCGAGTGGCTGCCCTATCAGGAGTGTGCTCTCAGGCGCAACCAGCGGATGGAGTACATGATTCCCCAGTATCCCAGGCACCAAATATAG
- the LOC119555664 gene encoding uncharacterized protein LOC119555664, with translation MLKLNLLVLLGLCWLFNTLPVEKSVAFAFPGNKLNRTLVNPSVELDNKLGAGVFGLFGKPMPIIATKLPDKVDTTKAVFTRPHGKWNRMTTSLVDSHIRESDLYNLAKKLAVKSKPKSGLGLRLFGNHRSILTSKVMDTVSTTQKEFPRPPVNRKFPNFWKKAQEKEVTEADESLRRQESQEKIAEGAADQRKRKRPAFRGKGIRKKAGDNQFEGYEVKELTLQVPNMQTDRHGNWVYNQWGVTYGNQFMDTRFTKGMGDKHQAVRYRVDQEPLHKYDPSSGELSTVCLGRSTIYNYPKVFWWLNRMIHNVSFEHRTIWMELRRELYVYGRSEECHTTNFTDFREFQECTLRRHQRMEYMIPQYPLQQIGYRKYYHKKQAAGGEAESEEEDEFEDDF, from the exons ATGTTGAAGCTAAATTTGCTGGTACTTTTGGGGCTTTGTTGGCTCTTCAAT ACGTTGCCCGTGGAGAAAAGCGTGGCTTTCGCTTTTCCGGGAAATAAGCTAAACAGGACTTTGGTAAATCCCTCCGTTGAGTTGGACAACAAATTGGGAGCTGGCGTTTTTGGTCTCTTTGGAAAACCAATGCCAATAATAGCAACGAAGTTACCCGATAAAGTAGATACAACCAAGGCAGTTTTTACTCGACCTCACGGTAAATGGAACAGAATGACGACGTCTTTGGTAGATTCGCACATTCGGGAAAGTGATCTCTATAATTTGGCTAAAAAATTGGCAGTGAAATCGAAACCAAAGTCGGGTTTGGGCCTTCGACTCTTTGGTAACCACCGGTCCATTTTGACGTCGAAGGTTATGGATACCGTAAGTACAACCCAAAAGGAATTCCCCCGCCCACCTGTCAACAGGAAGTTTCCTAACTTTTGGAAAAAGGCTCAAGAAAAAGAAGTGACTGAAGCTGATGAAAGTTTAAGGAGGCAGGAGAGCCAAGAGAAAATTGCAG AAGGCGCAGCGGATCAACGTAAAAGAAAACGACCTGCTTTCCGAGGAAAAGGGATCCGCAAAAAAGCAGGGGACAACCAATTCGAGGGCTATGAAGTCAAGGAACTAACTCTCCAAGTGCCCAACATGCAGACCGATCGGCACGGAAACTGGGTCTACAATCAGTGGGGCGTGACGTACGGTAACCAATTCATGGACACCCGATTCACCAAAGGTATGGGCGACAAGCACCAGGCGGTTCGCTACCGCGTCGACCAGGAGCCCCTCCATAAGTACGATCCCAGTTCCGGCGAACTGAGCACCGTGTGCCTCGGGAGATCCACCATCTACAACTATCCGAAGGTCTTCTGGTGGCTCAACCGGATGATCCACAACGTCTCCTTCGAACACCGCACCATCTGGATGGAGCTGCGCCGCGAGCTGTATGTCTACGGCAGGTCAGAGGAGTGCCACACGACCAACTTTACGGATTTCCGCGAATTCCAGGAGTGCACCCTGCGGCGGCACCAGCGGATGGAGTACATGATCCCGCAGTATCCGCTCCAGCAGATCGGCTACAGAAAGTACTACCACAAGAAACAGGCGGCGGGTGGTGAGGCGGAATCTGAAGAGGAGGATGAGTTCGAGGACGACTTTTAA